A single window of Deinococcus sp. KSM4-11 DNA harbors:
- a CDS encoding NYN domain-containing protein, translating into MQYVVSRPRVGVFIDTQNLYHSARDLLERTVNFESLLRTATQGRELVHAIAYTVEREGEATARPFIYKLSTLGFKVRRMNLTLHHVTDGGKPIYEGNWDMGIVADMFRMMDAMDVIVLGSGDGDFTDIVEVLQERGKRVEVISFREHTAQKLIDAADRFTHLPDLDDALMPARVKNGGAAKGPADEPQP; encoded by the coding sequence TCGTATCCCGTCCCCGCGTCGGCGTGTTCATCGACACGCAGAACCTCTATCACTCTGCCCGCGATCTGCTCGAACGCACGGTGAATTTCGAATCCCTGCTGAGAACCGCCACGCAGGGCCGCGAACTCGTGCACGCCATCGCCTACACCGTCGAGCGCGAGGGCGAGGCCACCGCCCGGCCGTTCATCTACAAGCTGTCCACGCTGGGCTTCAAAGTCCGGCGTATGAACCTCACGCTGCACCACGTCACCGACGGCGGAAAACCCATCTACGAGGGCAACTGGGACATGGGCATCGTGGCCGACATGTTCCGCATGATGGACGCCATGGACGTCATCGTGCTCGGCAGCGGCGACGGCGATTTCACCGATATCGTGGAGGTCTTGCAGGAGCGTGGCAAGCGTGTGGAGGTCATCTCGTTCCGCGAGCACACCGCGCAGAAACTGATCGATGCGGCCGACCGCTTCACGCACCTGCCGGACCTGGACGACGCCCTAATGCCCGCCCGGGTGAAGAACGGCGGCGCAGCGAAAGGTCCCGCCGATGAGCCCCAGCCCTGA
- the queA gene encoding tRNA preQ1(34) S-adenosylmethionine ribosyltransferase-isomerase QueA, with protein MSPSPDDRSPDAVLARLNFHLAPQRIAQTGAEPRDTSRLMVVGEGITHHVFRDLPALLRPGDLLVTNESRVIPARILAHKPVDARGHGGGQVEVLLLREEEPNVWSAYLKPAKRAGKELWLGEHRAEVVGVLDDGARLLRFDHDITLHLDDIGRLPLPPYIDTGDSDEVWRERYQTVYAGTPGSVAAPTAGLHFTPELLAQLDRVGVQRAHVTLHVGAGTFKPITGPVGEHVMHAERYSVSPETAAAINRARAEGRRIVAVGTTTVRTLESAWDGAQVQPGEGDTRIFITPGTPVNVPDMLITNLHLPGSTLLLLVAAFAGTERIRAAYDAALERDYRFYSLGDAMLLENARE; from the coding sequence ATGAGCCCCAGCCCTGACGACCGCAGCCCCGATGCCGTGCTGGCCCGACTGAACTTTCATCTGGCCCCGCAGCGCATCGCCCAGACGGGCGCCGAGCCCCGCGACACCTCCCGCCTGATGGTGGTGGGGGAGGGCATCACGCACCACGTATTCCGTGATCTGCCCGCGCTGTTGCGCCCCGGCGACCTGCTCGTCACGAACGAGAGCCGCGTGATTCCCGCCCGGATCCTGGCCCACAAGCCCGTGGATGCCCGCGGCCACGGCGGCGGACAGGTCGAGGTGCTACTGCTGCGCGAGGAAGAGCCGAACGTCTGGAGCGCCTACCTGAAGCCCGCGAAGCGGGCCGGCAAGGAACTGTGGCTCGGCGAGCACCGGGCCGAGGTCGTGGGCGTGCTGGACGACGGCGCCCGCCTGTTGCGCTTCGATCACGACATCACCCTCCACCTGGACGACATCGGCCGCCTGCCCCTGCCACCGTACATCGACACGGGCGACTCGGACGAGGTCTGGCGCGAACGTTACCAGACGGTGTACGCGGGCACGCCCGGCAGCGTGGCGGCACCCACGGCCGGGCTACATTTCACGCCGGAGCTCCTCGCGCAGCTCGACCGCGTGGGCGTCCAGCGTGCGCACGTGACCCTCCACGTCGGCGCGGGCACCTTCAAACCCATCACCGGCCCGGTCGGCGAGCACGTCATGCACGCGGAACGGTACTCGGTCAGTCCAGAGACGGCCGCCGCGATCAACCGGGCCAGGGCCGAGGGCCGCCGGATCGTGGCGGTCGGCACCACCACCGTCCGTACGCTGGAAAGTGCGTGGGACGGCGCGCAGGTTCAGCCCGGCGAAGGCGACACACGTATCTTCATCACGCCCGGCACACCCGTGAACGTGCCGGACATGCTGATCACGAACCTGCACCTGCCCGGCAGCACCCTGTTGCTGCTGGTGGCCGCCTTCGCCGGCACGGAGCGTATCCGGGCCGCCTACGACGCCGCGCTGGAGCGGGACTACCGCTTCTACTCGCTGGGCGACGCGATGCTGCTGGAGAACGCGCGGGAGTGA
- a CDS encoding homocysteine S-methyltransferase family protein, whose protein sequence is MTGQMFQFKRFMLTDGGLETDLLYNRGIDLPCFAAIVLLRTAEGRAALEAYYRPYLEVARELGAGFILESPTWRASPDWAAPLGLDLSELDELNIAAIDLMRRLCADYRGAVPEIVVSGCIGPRGDGYVAGEIMGVAEATEYHTHQTRVLASAGADLISALTMTNVNEAIGLVRAAQAVGVPVVISFTVETDGRLPTGDTLMDAVMAVDAATDAYASYFMINCAHPDHFAAVLDPRAAWTQRIRGVRANASRCSHDELNAMTELDDGNPAELGQLYRELLATQPQITVLGGCCGTDLRHVTAVAQACIPSS, encoded by the coding sequence ATGACAGGACAGATGTTTCAGTTCAAGCGCTTCATGCTGACTGATGGCGGCTTGGAGACTGACCTCCTCTACAACCGTGGAATTGATCTTCCCTGCTTCGCCGCGATCGTGCTGCTGCGCACCGCAGAGGGCAGGGCAGCGCTTGAGGCCTACTACCGCCCCTATCTGGAGGTGGCAAGGGAACTCGGCGCCGGGTTCATCCTTGAGAGTCCCACCTGGCGCGCGAGCCCCGACTGGGCCGCACCACTCGGCCTCGACCTGTCGGAGCTCGACGAGCTGAATATCGCCGCAATCGACCTGATGCGCCGCCTGTGCGCCGACTATCGGGGCGCCGTGCCCGAGATCGTGGTCAGCGGCTGCATCGGGCCGCGCGGCGACGGCTATGTCGCCGGCGAGATCATGGGCGTGGCGGAGGCGACGGAGTACCACACCCACCAGACGCGGGTGCTCGCGTCGGCGGGCGCCGACCTGATCTCTGCCCTCACCATGACGAACGTGAACGAGGCGATCGGCCTTGTGCGGGCCGCACAGGCGGTCGGTGTGCCGGTGGTGATCTCGTTCACCGTGGAGACGGATGGGCGCCTTCCGACGGGCGACACGCTGATGGACGCGGTGATGGCAGTCGATGCGGCGACGGACGCCTACGCGTCGTATTTCATGATCAACTGCGCCCATCCCGATCACTTCGCGGCGGTGCTCGATCCGCGTGCCGCGTGGACACAGCGCATCCGTGGAGTACGCGCCAACGCCTCGCGCTGTAGCCACGACGAGCTGAACGCCATGACGGAGCTCGACGACGGAAACCCCGCCGAGCTCGGGCAGCTCTACCGCGAACTCCTGGCCACCCAGCCGCAGATCACGGTACTGGGGGGCTGCTGCGGCACTGACCTGCGCCATGTGACCGCCGTCGCACAGGCGTGCATTCCGTCGTCGTGA
- a CDS encoding GNAT family N-acetyltransferase has protein sequence MVAFAPPLPPAVTLRPATLDDRLALAAFLTAAHPDQPVAVADLERHATFRLPGEPHWHVLAERGGGIVGMAEAGIPRMDGHPGWIDVTVRVWPENAALYDSLSGLAEARALDFGARTLVTRAREDWWEKGALEARGYAVHDTMWPSVLDLTTLDFAAFRPFEDRAAAAGITLSPLPSLGDIHADEAMQRRLYGLVATLLRDVPSSTPVSVWPFETWQRRFLDTLKQPEGFFVAVSPAGDWVGVSELHTPMPSRPGTLMIGLTGVLAAWRRHGIAYALKLAAARAGLERGYTKVFTGNHSRNAPMLAINEAMGFVRESAWLTLTKEVMGDEERRG, from the coding sequence ATGGTCGCTTTTGCCCCTCCCCTACCGCCCGCCGTCACCCTCCGTCCTGCGACGCTGGACGACCGCCTGGCCCTGGCCGCCTTCCTGACCGCCGCGCACCCAGACCAGCCCGTGGCGGTGGCAGATCTGGAACGGCACGCGACCTTCCGCCTGCCCGGCGAGCCCCACTGGCACGTGCTGGCAGAGCGTGGCGGCGGGATCGTCGGGATGGCCGAGGCCGGCATTCCGCGCATGGACGGACACCCCGGCTGGATCGACGTGACGGTGCGCGTGTGGCCGGAGAACGCCGCCCTGTACGACTCACTGTCTGGTCTGGCCGAGGCGCGAGCGCTGGACTTCGGGGCGCGCACCCTGGTCACCCGTGCCCGCGAGGACTGGTGGGAGAAAGGAGCCCTGGAAGCGCGCGGCTACGCCGTGCACGACACCATGTGGCCCAGCGTGCTCGACCTGACGACGCTGGACTTCGCGGCCTTCCGTCCCTTCGAGGATCGTGCGGCCGCCGCCGGCATCACCCTAAGCCCGCTGCCGAGCCTAGGCGACATCCACGCCGACGAGGCGATGCAGCGCCGGCTCTACGGCCTGGTCGCCACCCTGCTGCGTGACGTTCCCAGCAGCACGCCGGTCAGTGTGTGGCCGTTCGAGACGTGGCAGCGCCGCTTCCTGGACACCCTGAAACAGCCGGAGGGCTTCTTCGTGGCGGTGAGCCCGGCGGGCGACTGGGTGGGCGTCAGCGAACTGCACACCCCGATGCCCTCGCGACCCGGCACGCTGATGATCGGCCTGACCGGTGTCCTGGCCGCGTGGCGACGGCACGGCATCGCGTACGCCCTGAAGCTCGCGGCGGCCCGCGCCGGGCTGGAACGGGGCTACACGAAGGTCTTTACCGGCAACCACAGCCGCAACGCGCCCATGCTGGCCATCAACGAGGCGATGGGCTTCGTGCGCGAATCCGCATGGCTGACGCTGACAAAAGAGGTTATGGGGGACGAGGAACGTCGGGGCTGA
- a CDS encoding M3 family metallopeptidase, whose protein sequence is MSPDAVMTANPLLNLGFKIPFDRIRPEHAEPAVDTLLAATRENLERLAAAPGRKFEAFMDDLDTLTDQLDTVSTIVSHLDGVVTSDAWKAARKAIIPKVSEFRTLLSLHPGLWAALKAYAATPEAAALDPVRARHLKLTIDDFRRGGADLQGAGRERLTGLNTRLAEITNEFGKNVLDATAAYELYVPTERLAGVPVRVQDATRRDAEEHGKEGHRLTLHYPVYGPVMTYADDRDLRRELWEAQQQVGRQEGRDNRPLVREILALRREKAQLLGFRNFADYVLEDRMAGGGEVALKFERELEGRTRAAFEQENAELAAFHRAQVGADAPELAAWDVSYWAEKQRQAKYDFDEEQVRPYFPLASVLAGLFDITTRVFGVTVTEAQAPGWHPEVRYYDIHDEAGVHVASFYTDWFPRDTKRGGAWMNAFFTGGPREGGVEPHLGLMCGNMTPPSGDTPALLSISEVETVFHEFGHLLHHALSRVPVRSLAGTNVAWDFVELPSQIMENWVMEREALDLFARHYQTGERLPEELYARMVAARNYRSANFSMRQYSFGLTDLTLHVEYDPDSDADPITVARDVMARFYPYALPDDYAMIASFGHLFSSPVGYGAGYYSYKWAEVLDADAFTRFAREGIFNRETGRAFVDAVLSRGNSEDPAELYREFMGRDPDPDALLRRSGILVSS, encoded by the coding sequence ATGTCACCTGACGCAGTCATGACGGCGAACCCCCTGCTGAACCTGGGGTTCAAGATTCCCTTTGACCGGATCCGGCCGGAACACGCCGAGCCCGCGGTCGATACCCTGCTGGCCGCCACCCGCGAGAACCTCGAACGGCTCGCCGCCGCGCCGGGGCGGAAGTTCGAGGCCTTCATGGACGACCTCGACACCCTGACGGATCAGCTGGACACCGTGAGCACCATCGTCTCGCACCTCGACGGGGTGGTCACCAGCGACGCATGGAAGGCTGCCCGCAAGGCGATCATCCCGAAGGTCAGCGAATTCCGCACTCTGCTCAGCCTGCATCCCGGCCTGTGGGCTGCCCTGAAGGCGTACGCCGCCACGCCGGAGGCCGCGGCGCTCGACCCCGTCCGTGCCCGCCATCTGAAGCTGACCATCGACGATTTCCGGCGGGGCGGCGCCGACCTCCAGGGCGCCGGACGTGAGCGCCTGACCGGGCTGAACACCCGCCTGGCCGAGATCACGAACGAGTTCGGCAAGAACGTGCTGGACGCCACGGCCGCCTACGAGCTGTATGTGCCGACAGAGCGCTTGGCTGGGGTGCCCGTTCGCGTCCAGGACGCCACGCGCCGCGACGCCGAGGAGCACGGCAAAGAAGGCCACCGTCTGACCCTGCACTATCCCGTGTACGGCCCGGTCATGACCTATGCCGACGACCGCGATCTGCGCCGCGAGCTGTGGGAGGCGCAGCAGCAGGTGGGCCGCCAGGAGGGCCGGGACAACCGCCCCCTGGTTCGCGAGATCCTGGCCCTGCGGCGCGAGAAGGCGCAGTTGCTGGGCTTCCGGAACTTCGCGGATTACGTGCTGGAGGACCGTATGGCAGGCGGCGGCGAGGTGGCGCTGAAGTTCGAACGTGAACTCGAAGGCCGGACGCGCGCGGCCTTCGAGCAGGAGAACGCCGAGCTGGCCGCCTTCCACCGCGCGCAGGTCGGCGCGGACGCCCCGGAACTGGCCGCGTGGGACGTGTCGTACTGGGCCGAAAAGCAGCGGCAGGCGAAATACGACTTCGACGAGGAGCAGGTGCGCCCGTATTTCCCGCTGGCCAGTGTCCTGGCTGGACTGTTCGACATCACCACGCGCGTCTTCGGTGTGACGGTCACGGAGGCCCAGGCTCCCGGCTGGCACCCGGAAGTGCGGTACTACGACATCCACGACGAGGCAGGCGTACACGTGGCGTCCTTCTACACCGACTGGTTCCCGCGCGACACCAAACGCGGCGGCGCGTGGATGAATGCGTTCTTCACCGGCGGCCCGCGCGAGGGCGGCGTGGAACCCCACTTGGGCCTGATGTGCGGCAACATGACGCCGCCCAGCGGTGACACGCCCGCCCTGCTCTCGATCAGCGAGGTCGAGACGGTCTTCCACGAGTTCGGACATCTGCTGCACCACGCGCTCTCCCGCGTGCCCGTGCGGTCGCTGGCCGGCACGAACGTCGCGTGGGACTTCGTGGAACTGCCCAGCCAGATCATGGAGAACTGGGTCATGGAGCGCGAGGCGCTGGATCTGTTCGCGCGGCACTACCAGACCGGCGAGCGCCTGCCGGAGGAGCTGTACGCCCGCATGGTCGCGGCCCGCAACTACCGCTCCGCGAACTTCAGCATGCGTCAGTACTCGTTCGGCCTGACCGACCTGACCCTGCACGTCGAGTACGACCCGGACAGCGACGCCGACCCGATCACGGTGGCGCGCGACGTCATGGCCCGCTTCTACCCGTACGCGCTGCCCGACGATTACGCCATGATCGCCAGCTTCGGGCACCTGTTCAGCTCTCCGGTCGGGTACGGCGCGGGCTACTACTCGTACAAATGGGCAGAAGTCCTCGATGCCGACGCCTTCACCCGTTTCGCGCGCGAGGGGATCTTCAACCGCGAGACCGGTCGCGCCTTCGTGGACGCCGTGCTGTCCCGCGGCAACAGCGAGGATCCCGCCGAGCTGTACCGGGAGTTCATGGGACGCGATCCCGATCCGGACGCCCTGCTGCGCCGCAGCGGCATTCTCGTCTCCAGCTGA
- a CDS encoding CAP domain-containing protein, translated as MRARFLTTLAALALLGSAHAQSIAERQLLTRLNQVRAQGVTCPGSGIRPASGALAYSAPHAQAARLQAGFMSQSGRVSHTGAGGTTPRVRAASTGVNAVSVTEIIYMNGGLNPAQAMQWWLHSPVHCYWMTEGRYTRAGASVIRGTHGTAYVIVLSSEPR; from the coding sequence ATGCGCGCCCGCTTCCTGACGACCCTCGCGGCCCTGGCCCTGCTGGGCAGCGCCCACGCGCAGAGCATTGCCGAACGGCAACTGCTGACCCGGCTGAATCAGGTGCGTGCGCAAGGCGTCACCTGCCCCGGCAGCGGCATCCGCCCCGCGTCCGGAGCGCTCGCCTACAGCGCCCCGCACGCACAGGCGGCGAGGCTCCAGGCCGGGTTCATGAGCCAGTCCGGGCGCGTGTCGCACACCGGGGCTGGCGGCACCACGCCGCGTGTCCGGGCGGCCAGCACCGGCGTGAACGCCGTGAGCGTCACCGAGATCATCTACATGAACGGCGGCCTGAACCCCGCGCAGGCCATGCAGTGGTGGCTGCACAGCCCCGTGCACTGCTACTGGATGACCGAGGGCCGGTACACCCGCGCCGGGGCCAGCGTGATCCGGGGTACGCACGGCACCGCCTACGTGATTGTGCTCAGCAGCGAACCGAGGTAG
- a CDS encoding 3-hydroxybutyrate dehydrogenase, protein MTTAFQDDRTALVTGGTSGIGLAIARRLREDGLRVAVLDLDRPQARSVANAEGFPLIAADLAGREDCMRAVPEAVAALGGLDVLVNNAGFQHIAPIAEFPEDTWDAMLHVMLTAPFLLTKLAWPHLRRSGHGRVVNVASIHAQVASPFKAAYISAKHGLIGLTRTAALEAGEQGFTVNALCPAYVRTPLVEHQIADQARTRGITEAQVEQTVMLESAAIKQLLNPEDVAALASYVVSRAAWGMTGAVLDLDLGWTAR, encoded by the coding sequence ATGACCACAGCATTTCAGGACGACCGGACGGCCCTGGTCACCGGCGGCACCAGCGGCATCGGTCTCGCCATCGCGCGGCGGCTGCGCGAGGATGGGCTGCGGGTGGCCGTGCTCGACCTTGACCGGCCGCAGGCGCGCTCCGTGGCGAACGCGGAAGGCTTCCCCCTGATCGCCGCCGACCTCGCCGGCCGCGAGGACTGCATGCGCGCCGTACCGGAGGCCGTCGCGGCGCTGGGCGGGCTGGACGTGCTGGTGAACAACGCGGGCTTCCAGCACATCGCGCCCATTGCCGAGTTCCCGGAGGACACCTGGGACGCCATGCTGCACGTCATGCTCACGGCGCCCTTCCTGCTGACGAAGCTCGCGTGGCCGCACCTGCGGCGCAGCGGGCACGGCCGGGTCGTGAACGTGGCCAGCATCCACGCGCAGGTCGCGAGTCCCTTCAAGGCAGCGTACATCAGCGCGAAACACGGCCTGATCGGCCTGACGCGCACGGCCGCGCTGGAGGCGGGCGAGCAGGGCTTCACCGTGAACGCCCTGTGCCCCGCCTACGTGCGCACGCCGCTGGTCGAGCACCAGATCGCGGATCAGGCCCGCACGCGCGGCATCACCGAGGCGCAGGTCGAACAGACAGTCATGCTGGAGAGCGCCGCCATCAAACAACTGCTGAACCCGGAGGACGTGGCCGCGCTCGCCAGTTACGTGGTCAGCCGCGCCGCGTGGGGCATGACCGGCGCCGTGCTGGATCTCGATCTGGGCTGGACGGCGCGGTAA
- a CDS encoding transcriptional regulator → MTLSWRDLTSPRRARWPAASGAVARPRLLALLDASPVLVVVAPAGYGKTTALAAAGPDLGGQRAWLTLDADDADPQVLAAGLALAVEGLPGGAAPGALLDAGASPRRVAARVADVLDGAQARLVLDEAQHLLAPLVGDVLREVLDCGAGRVTLLSRVPLPVPDLTRLEAAGVVTRLSAADLGFTPDEVGALLRAQGLAPGSAEVRQAQVLTEGWPIAVRFLAHSVAQGRVHLRALADLDGGEAQLGTLFAYLAQEVLGPLEPALRNVLTRGSVFEELTADLLADVLEEPHAGALLEALAGGGTFLTRSGPSEPGGGAYRAHPLLRAHLRSTLPPGEVTRLAARGAAYYERTRRPRRALAAHLLAGHTGRAAELLAGHGTAWLSQGRVTLVERSLNRLPSDAWTPDLNALAGDALRLSSRYDGALAAYARATPLRRALGEVQVALDTVQPALAWAPLDTAQALLTGPDDWVGLDGLRRLRAENLLNAGQPAQAVALEPALAGGARYALRTGQLNRALALAYEAARGETGGARAAQNHREGLLLASFLHAIMGTAPAGIRAAREGLAEGERLDSPFVRSLALARLGHAHLSGGDEAAARAAYAEALGLAQGVVPRLRVEPLMGLCFLTARAGDTGRAEALRDEALEHTGGDGYMRGLVHLAAALGTIQAGTLLDGHSDLAAARAAFTTCGDAFGRAAVTLAAFAMDGRNAPEAAQAVARYPFLLATAAMFTPAPTPAGRAKLLASLAAAHPPARAALGGVASALGYPDVPDLADTPGFGVHVQVLERVLVQRNHEGRAREWGRAKARDLLALLVVHRAGLAREAAQEALFPDADPGVGERNFRVTLHALGQVLEEGAASGVFLERGEWLRLRPGPDLRVDLWTAWEALDAPVGTPGRLLALSTLGNHVAESDLHDVQREAERYATALPEALAAEAAWALDAGDPDGAALAAERALSLDAAHEPAARAAMRAHQARGHPAAARRVYAALCSALRELELRPLPETVALRRALGGVDATDPTG, encoded by the coding sequence ATGACCCTTTCCTGGCGTGACCTGACCTCGCCCCGGCGGGCGCGCTGGCCGGCGGCGTCCGGCGCCGTCGCGCGTCCCCGGCTGCTGGCGCTGCTGGACGCCTCGCCCGTGCTGGTCGTGGTCGCCCCGGCGGGCTACGGCAAGACCACCGCGCTGGCCGCCGCCGGGCCGGATCTGGGCGGCCAGCGCGCCTGGCTCACCCTGGACGCCGACGACGCCGACCCGCAGGTGCTCGCGGCAGGACTGGCCCTGGCCGTGGAGGGGCTGCCGGGTGGCGCGGCTCCCGGCGCGCTGCTGGACGCCGGAGCCAGTCCCCGGCGCGTGGCCGCGCGGGTGGCCGACGTGCTGGACGGCGCGCAGGCGCGGCTGGTGCTGGACGAGGCGCAGCACCTGCTGGCTCCCCTGGTCGGCGACGTCCTGCGGGAAGTGCTCGACTGCGGCGCGGGGCGCGTGACGCTGCTCTCGCGCGTGCCGCTGCCCGTGCCGGATCTGACGCGCCTGGAAGCGGCGGGCGTGGTCACCCGGCTCTCGGCGGCGGATCTGGGCTTCACGCCGGACGAAGTGGGCGCACTCCTGCGCGCGCAGGGTCTCGCACCGGGGAGCGCCGAGGTGCGACAGGCACAGGTGCTCACCGAGGGCTGGCCGATCGCGGTGCGTTTTCTGGCACACTCGGTCGCCCAGGGCCGCGTGCACCTGCGGGCGCTGGCCGACCTGGACGGCGGCGAGGCGCAGCTGGGCACGCTGTTCGCCTACCTCGCGCAGGAGGTGCTGGGGCCGCTGGAACCCGCGCTCCGCAACGTCCTGACCCGAGGCAGCGTGTTCGAGGAGCTCACGGCAGACCTGCTGGCCGACGTGCTGGAGGAACCGCATGCGGGCGCGCTGCTGGAGGCCCTGGCGGGCGGCGGCACCTTCCTCACCCGGTCCGGCCCGTCCGAGCCGGGCGGCGGCGCGTACCGGGCACACCCGCTGCTGCGCGCCCACCTGCGCAGCACCCTGCCGCCCGGTGAGGTAACCCGGCTGGCGGCGCGGGGCGCGGCGTACTACGAGCGTACCCGTCGGCCCCGCCGCGCCCTGGCGGCCCACCTGCTGGCCGGGCACACGGGCCGCGCGGCCGAACTGCTCGCCGGGCATGGAACCGCATGGCTCTCGCAGGGACGGGTCACGCTGGTGGAGCGCAGCCTGAACCGCCTGCCATCGGACGCCTGGACACCCGATCTGAACGCCCTGGCAGGCGACGCGCTGCGGCTCTCATCGCGCTACGACGGAGCGCTGGCCGCCTACGCCCGGGCCACGCCGCTACGCCGCGCGCTGGGTGAGGTTCAGGTGGCCCTGGACACCGTGCAGCCCGCGCTGGCGTGGGCGCCGCTGGACACCGCACAGGCCCTGCTGACCGGACCGGACGACTGGGTCGGACTGGACGGCCTGCGCCGCCTGCGGGCCGAGAACCTGCTGAATGCCGGGCAGCCCGCGCAGGCCGTCGCGCTGGAACCGGCGCTGGCGGGTGGGGCCCGCTATGCCCTGCGAACCGGCCAGTTGAACCGCGCCCTGGCCCTGGCGTATGAAGCCGCGCGGGGCGAGACCGGAGGCGCGCGGGCCGCGCAGAACCACCGCGAGGGCCTGCTGCTGGCCAGTTTCCTGCACGCCATCATGGGCACGGCTCCGGCGGGGATTCGAGCGGCGCGCGAGGGCCTCGCGGAGGGGGAGCGGCTCGACAGCCCCTTCGTGCGGTCGCTGGCGCTGGCCCGCCTGGGACATGCGCACCTCAGCGGGGGCGATGAGGCCGCCGCCCGCGCGGCCTACGCGGAGGCGCTGGGCCTGGCGCAGGGTGTGGTGCCCCGCTTGCGGGTCGAGCCTCTGATGGGCCTGTGCTTTCTGACCGCCCGCGCGGGCGACACGGGGCGGGCTGAGGCGCTGCGGGACGAGGCGCTGGAACACACCGGCGGCGACGGGTACATGCGCGGCCTGGTGCACCTCGCGGCGGCGCTGGGAACCATTCAGGCCGGCACGCTGCTGGACGGACACTCCGATCTGGCGGCGGCCCGCGCCGCCTTCACCACCTGTGGGGACGCCTTCGGACGGGCGGCCGTGACCCTGGCCGCCTTCGCCATGGACGGACGGAACGCGCCCGAGGCCGCCCAGGCGGTCGCCCGCTACCCCTTCCTGCTGGCGACCGCAGCGATGTTCACGCCCGCGCCGACCCCGGCGGGCCGCGCGAAGCTGCTCGCGTCGCTGGCGGCCGCGCACCCGCCGGCGCGGGCCGCGCTGGGCGGCGTGGCCTCCGCCCTGGGGTACCCGGACGTTCCAGACCTGGCCGACACGCCGGGCTTCGGCGTGCACGTGCAGGTGCTGGAACGCGTGCTGGTTCAGCGGAACCACGAAGGCCGTGCGCGCGAGTGGGGCCGCGCGAAGGCCCGCGACCTGCTGGCCCTGCTGGTCGTGCACCGCGCGGGTCTGGCCCGCGAGGCCGCGCAGGAGGCCCTGTTCCCGGACGCAGACCCCGGTGTGGGGGAACGGAACTTCCGCGTGACCCTGCACGCGCTGGGGCAGGTGCTCGAGGAGGGTGCGGCCAGCGGCGTGTTCCTGGAACGCGGCGAGTGGCTGCGCCTGCGGCCGGGGCCGGATCTGCGCGTCGACCTGTGGACCGCCTGGGAGGCGCTGGATGCCCCCGTCGGTACGCCTGGCCGGCTGCTGGCGCTGAGCACGCTGGGCAACCACGTGGCGGAATCCGACCTGCACGACGTGCAGCGGGAGGCGGAGCGCTACGCGACGGCCCTGCCGGAGGCCCTGGCCGCCGAGGCCGCCTGGGCCCTGGACGCGGGGGATCCAGACGGCGCGGCCCTTGCGGCCGAGCGCGCCCTGAGTCTCGACGCGGCGCATGAACCGGCGGCGCGGGCCGCCATGCGGGCCCATCAGGCCCGGGGGCATCCGGCGGCGGCGCGGCGCGTGTACGCGGCCCTGTGCAGCGCGCTGCGGGAACTGGAGCTGCGGCCCCTGCCGGAGACGGTGGCCCTGCGCCGCGCCCTGGGCGGAGTGGACGCCACCGACCCGACCGGGTAA